A single genomic interval of Musa acuminata AAA Group cultivar baxijiao chromosome BXJ3-4, Cavendish_Baxijiao_AAA, whole genome shotgun sequence harbors:
- the LOC103982549 gene encoding protein translation factor SUI1 homolog 2 yields MSDLNVQIPTAFDPFADANAEDSGAGTKDYVHIRIQQRNGRKSLTTVQGLKKEFSYNKILKDLKKEFCCNGTVVQDPELGQVIQLQGDQRKNVSSFLVQAGIVKKEHIKIHGF; encoded by the exons ATGTCTGATCTCAACGTCCAGATCCCAACCGCTTTTG ATCCCTTTGCTGATGCTAATGCTGAGGACTCTGGTGCTGGCACAAAGGATTATGTGCACATCCGCATACAACAGCGGAACGGCAGGAAGAGTCTGACTACTGTGCAAGGATTAAAGAAAGAATTCAGCTACAATAAGATCTTGAAGGATCTGAAAAAGGAATTCTGCTGTAATGGTACTGTGGTCCAAGACCCAGAGTTGGGGCAG GTCATTCAACTTCAAGGTGATCAGAGGAAGAATGTTTCCAGCTTCTTAGTTCAG GCTGGAATTGTGAAGAAGGAGCATATTAAGATTCATGGTTTTTGA